A single window of Helicobacter pylori DNA harbors:
- a CDS encoding 30S ribosomal protein S1 gives MSKIADDQNFNDEEENFAKLFKKELEKEETLEKGTIKEGLIVSINENDGYAMVSVGGKTEGRLALSEITDEKGQLLYQKNDPIIVHVSEKGEHPSVSYKKAISQQKIQAKIEELGENYENAIIEGKIVGKNKGGYIVESQGVEYFLSRSHSSLKNDANHIGKRIKACIIRVDKENHFINISRKRFFEVNDKRQLEISKELLEATEPVLGVVRQITPFGIFVEAKGIEGLVHYSEISHKGPVNPEKYYKEGDEVYVKAIAYDAEKRRLSLSIKATIEDPWEEIQDKLKPGYAIKVVVSNIEHYGVFVDIGNDIEGFLHVSEISWDKNVSHPSHYLSVGQEIDVKIIDIDPKNRRLRVSLKQLTNRPFDVFESKHQVGDVLEGKVATLTDFGAFLNLGGVDGLLHNHDAFWDKDKKCKDHYKIGDVIKVKILKINKKDKKISLSAKHLVTSPTEEFAQKHKTDSVIQGKVVSIKDFGVFINADGIDVLIKNEDLNPLKKDEIKIGQEITCVVVAIEKSNNKVRASVHRLERKKEKEELQAFNTSDDKMTLGDILKEKL, from the coding sequence ATGAGCAAGATAGCAGATGATCAGAATTTTAATGACGAGGAGGAAAACTTCGCAAAACTCTTTAAAAAAGAATTAGAAAAAGAAGAAACCTTAGAAAAAGGCACTATTAAAGAAGGGCTAATCGTCTCCATCAATGAGAATGATGGTTATGCCATGGTGAGCGTGGGCGGTAAGACAGAAGGCCGTTTGGCTTTAAGCGAGATCACCGATGAAAAGGGGCAGTTGCTGTATCAAAAAAATGACCCCATTATCGTGCATGTGTCCGAAAAAGGTGAACACCCTAGCGTTTCCTACAAAAAGGCCATTTCCCAACAAAAGATTCAGGCTAAAATTGAAGAATTAGGCGAAAACTATGAAAACGCCATTATTGAAGGCAAGATTGTAGGCAAGAATAAAGGGGGTTATATCGTGGAGTCTCAAGGCGTGGAGTATTTCCTCTCCCGCTCGCACTCTTCTTTAAAGAATGATGCAAACCATATCGGCAAACGCATTAAAGCGTGTATCATTCGTGTGGATAAGGAAAACCATTTTATCAATATTTCTCGCAAACGATTCTTTGAAGTCAATGACAAACGGCAACTTGAGATTTCTAAAGAGCTGTTAGAAGCCACAGAGCCGGTGTTAGGGGTTGTGAGGCAGATCACCCCTTTTGGCATTTTTGTAGAAGCTAAGGGGATTGAGGGCTTGGTTCATTATTCTGAAATCAGCCATAAAGGACCAGTAAACCCTGAAAAATACTACAAAGAGGGCGATGAAGTCTATGTCAAAGCTATCGCTTATGATGCAGAAAAAAGACGCCTTTCGCTCTCCATAAAAGCGACCATAGAAGACCCATGGGAAGAGATCCAAGACAAGCTAAAACCCGGATACGCCATTAAGGTGGTGGTGAGCAATATTGAACATTATGGGGTATTTGTAGATATTGGTAATGATATTGAAGGCTTTTTGCATGTTTCTGAAATCTCTTGGGATAAAAATGTCAGCCACCCTAGCCATTACTTGAGCGTGGGGCAAGAAATTGATGTGAAGATCATTGACATTGATCCTAAAAACCGCCGCTTAAGGGTTTCTTTAAAGCAACTCACTAACAGGCCTTTTGATGTTTTTGAATCCAAACACCAAGTGGGGGATGTTTTAGAGGGCAAAGTGGCGACTTTAACGGATTTTGGGGCGTTTTTGAATCTGGGTGGGGTGGATGGCTTGCTCCACAATCACGACGCTTTTTGGGATAAAGATAAAAAATGCAAAGACCACTATAAAATTGGCGATGTGATCAAAGTGAAAATCCTTAAAATCAACAAAAAAGATAAAAAGATTTCTTTGAGCGCGAAGCACTTGGTGACTTCCCCTACAGAAGAATTCGCTCAAAAGCATAAAACAGATAGCGTGATTCAAGGCAAAGTGGTGAGCATTAAGGATTTTGGCGTTTTCATTAATGCTGATGGCATTGATGTGCTGATCAAAAATGAAGATTTAAACCCCTTAAAAAAAGATGAAATCAAAATAGGCCAAGAAATCACATGCGTGGTGGTTGCGATTGAAAAATCTAACAACAAGGTGCGCGCTTCTGTGCATAGGTTAGAGCGCAAAAAAGAAAAAGAAGAATTGCAAGCTTTTAACACGAGCGATGATAAAATGACTTTAGGGGATATTCTTAAAGAAAAACTCTAA
- the serA gene encoding phosphoglycerate dehydrogenase yields the protein MYQVAICDPIHAKGIQILEAQKDIVLHDYSKCPKKELLEKLTPMDALITRSMTPITSDFLKPLTHLKSIVRAGVGVDNIDLESCSQKGIVVMNIPTANTIAAVELTMAHLINAVRSFPCANDQIKHQRLWKREDWYGTELKNKKLGIIGFGNIGSRVGIRAKAFEMEVLAYDPYIPSSKATDLGVIYTKNFEDILQCDMITIHTPKNKETINMIGAKEIERMKKGVILINCARGGLYNEDALYEALETKKVRWLGIDVFSKEPGIHNKLLDLPNVYATPHIGANTLESQEEISKQAAQGVMESLRGSSHPHALNLPMQAFDANAKAYLNLAQKLGYFSSQIHKGVCQKIELSLCGEINQFKDALVAFTLVGVLKPVVGDKINYINAPFVARERGIEIKVSLKESASPYKNMLSLTLNAANGAISVSGTVFEEDILKLTEIDGFHIDIEPKGKMLLFRNTDIPGVIGSVGNAFARHGINIADFRLGRNTQKEALALIIVDEEVSLEVLEELKNIPACLSVHYVVI from the coding sequence ATGTATCAAGTAGCCATTTGCGACCCCATCCATGCCAAAGGCATTCAAATTTTAGAAGCCCAAAAAGACATTGTCTTGCATGACTATTCCAAATGCCCCAAAAAGGAGCTTTTAGAAAAACTCACTCCCATGGATGCACTCATCACGCGCAGCATGACCCCTATCACAAGCGATTTTTTAAAGCCCTTAACCCACTTAAAATCCATCGTAAGAGCGGGCGTGGGAGTGGATAATATTGATTTAGAAAGTTGCTCTCAAAAAGGGATTGTAGTGATGAATATCCCTACCGCTAACACGATTGCCGCTGTGGAATTAACCATGGCGCATTTGATCAATGCAGTGCGCTCATTCCCTTGCGCGAACGATCAAATCAAACACCAAAGGTTATGGAAAAGAGAAGATTGGTATGGCACGGAATTGAAAAATAAAAAACTAGGAATCATTGGTTTTGGGAATATTGGCTCTAGGGTGGGCATTAGGGCTAAAGCCTTTGAAATGGAGGTTCTAGCCTATGATCCTTATATCCCTTCTTCAAAAGCCACTGATTTAGGGGTCATTTACACAAAAAATTTTGAAGACATTTTGCAATGCGATATGATCACTATCCACACCCCCAAAAATAAAGAAACCATTAACATGATAGGCGCTAAAGAGATTGAGCGCATGAAAAAAGGGGTTATTTTGATCAATTGCGCTAGAGGGGGGCTTTATAATGAAGACGCTCTTTATGAAGCTTTAGAAACCAAAAAAGTGCGTTGGCTTGGCATTGATGTCTTTTCTAAAGAGCCTGGCATTCACAACAAGCTTTTAGACTTGCCTAATGTGTATGCGACCCCTCATATTGGCGCGAACACTTTAGAGTCCCAAGAAGAAATTTCCAAACAAGCCGCTCAAGGGGTTATGGAGTCTTTAAGAGGTTCAAGCCATCCGCATGCTTTGAATTTACCCATGCAAGCTTTTGATGCAAACGCAAAAGCCTACTTGAATTTAGCGCAAAAATTGGGTTATTTTTCCAGTCAAATCCATAAGGGCGTGTGCCAAAAAATTGAACTCAGTCTTTGTGGGGAGATCAACCAATTCAAAGACGCCCTTGTCGCTTTTACGCTAGTAGGGGTGTTAAAACCCGTTGTAGGGGATAAAATCAATTACATTAACGCCCCCTTTGTAGCCAGAGAAAGAGGCATTGAGATTAAAGTTAGCCTTAAAGAAAGCGCTTCGCCCTATAAAAACATGCTCTCTTTAACTCTCAATGCGGCTAATGGCGCGATCAGCGTGAGCGGCACGGTGTTTGAAGAAGATATTTTAAAACTCACCGAGATTGATGGGTTTCATATTGATATAGAGCCAAAGGGTAAAATGCTTTTATTCAGGAATACGGATATTCCAGGCGTTATTGGGAGTGTGGGGAATGCGTTCGCTAGGCATGGGATTAACATCGCTGATTTTCGTTTGGGGCGCAACACGCAAAAAGAAGCCTTAGCGCTCATTATTGTAGATGAAGAAGTTTCTTTGGAAGTTTTAGAAGAGCTTAAAAACATTCCTGCATGCTTAAGCGTTCATTATGTGGTTATTTAA
- a CDS encoding menaquinone biosynthesis decarboxylase, with amino-acid sequence MRDFLKLLKKHNELEVIDTPLEVDLEIAHLAYIEAKKPDGGKALLFTQPIRKEHDQIKTFGMPVLMNAFGSFKRLDLLLKTPIEDLQQRMQAFLHFSAPKNFTEGLKVLKDLWDLRHIFPKKTTRPKDLIIKQDKEVNLWDLPVLKTWEKDGGAFITMGQVYTQSLDHKKKNLGMYRLQVYDKNHLGLHWQIHKDSQLFFHEYAKAKVKMPVSIAIGGDLLYTWCATAPLPYGIYELMLYGFMREKKARVMPCLSNPLSVPSDCDIVIEGFVDCEKLELEGPFGDHTGYYTPIEPYPVLEVKTISYKKDSIYLATVVGKPPLEDKYMGYLTERLFLPLLQMNAPNLIDYYMPENGVFHNLILAKIHTRYNAHAKQVMHAFWGVGQMSFVKHAIFVNEDAPNLRDTNAIIEYILENFSKENALISQGICDALDHASPEYAMGGKLGIDATSKSNTPYPTLLNDNALLALLQDKMQNIVLLKQYYPHTRNPICVISVEKKDKSVIELAKNLLGFEEHLRIVIFVEHTSNDLNNPYMLLWRIVNNIDAKRDILTSKHCFFIDATNKGVMDKHFREWPTETNCSMEVIENLKKKGLLKDFETLNQKFHLTYSFSTHKEDL; translated from the coding sequence ATGCGAGATTTTTTAAAGCTTTTAAAAAAACATAATGAATTAGAAGTCATTGACACCCCCCTTGAAGTGGATTTAGAAATCGCTCATCTGGCGTATATAGAAGCGAAAAAGCCTGATGGAGGCAAAGCCCTTTTATTCACGCAACCCATAAGAAAAGAGCATGACCAGATCAAAACCTTTGGCATGCCTGTTTTAATGAACGCTTTTGGCTCTTTCAAACGCTTAGATCTTTTATTAAAAACCCCTATAGAGGATTTACAACAACGCATGCAAGCCTTCTTGCACTTTAGTGCTCCTAAAAATTTTACTGAGGGTTTGAAAGTCTTAAAAGATTTATGGGATTTAAGACACATTTTCCCTAAAAAAACCACTCGCCCTAAAGATCTCATCATCAAGCAAGACAAAGAAGTTAATTTGTGGGATCTACCCGTTTTAAAAACTTGGGAAAAAGATGGCGGGGCTTTTATCACTATGGGGCAAGTCTATACCCAAAGCCTGGATCATAAAAAAAAGAATTTGGGCATGTATCGTTTGCAAGTTTATGATAAAAACCATTTAGGCTTGCACTGGCAAATCCATAAAGACTCCCAACTCTTTTTCCACGAATACGCTAAGGCTAAAGTCAAAATGCCCGTCAGTATCGCTATTGGTGGGGATTTGCTCTACACATGGTGCGCGACAGCCCCCTTACCTTATGGGATTTATGAACTCATGCTCTATGGGTTTATGAGAGAAAAAAAAGCGCGCGTGATGCCATGCTTGAGCAATCCTTTGAGCGTGCCAAGCGACTGCGACATTGTGATAGAAGGGTTTGTGGATTGCGAAAAGCTAGAGCTTGAAGGGCCTTTTGGGGATCACACTGGCTATTATACCCCCATTGAACCTTACCCTGTTTTAGAAGTCAAAACCATTAGCTATAAAAAAGATTCCATTTACTTAGCCACTGTGGTGGGTAAGCCTCCTTTAGAAGACAAATACATGGGGTATTTGACTGAACGCCTGTTCTTGCCCTTGCTTCAAATGAACGCCCCCAATCTCATAGATTATTACATGCCAGAAAATGGGGTGTTTCATAATTTGATTTTAGCCAAAATACACACGCGCTATAACGCTCATGCCAAGCAAGTCATGCATGCTTTTTGGGGCGTTGGGCAGATGAGCTTTGTCAAACATGCAATTTTTGTCAATGAAGACGCTCCTAATCTAAGAGACACCAACGCTATCATTGAGTATATACTAGAGAATTTTTCTAAAGAAAACGCGCTCATCTCTCAAGGCATATGCGACGCCTTAGATCATGCAAGCCCTGAATACGCTATGGGGGGGAAACTCGGTATTGATGCGACCTCTAAAAGCAATACCCCCTACCCCACGCTTTTAAACGATAACGCCCTACTAGCGCTTTTACAAGATAAAATGCAAAATATCGTTCTTTTGAAGCAATATTACCCGCACACCCGTAACCCCATTTGCGTGATCAGCGTGGAAAAGAAAGATAAAAGCGTCATTGAATTGGCTAAAAACTTGCTCGGTTTTGAAGAGCATTTACGCATTGTCATCTTTGTAGAGCATACCAGCAACGATTTAAACAACCCTTACATGCTGTTATGGCGCATCGTTAATAATATTGACGCCAAGCGTGATATCCTCACCTCTAAACATTGTTTTTTTATAGACGCTACCAATAAGGGCGTTATGGATAAACATTTTAGAGAATGGCCCACCGAAACCAATTGCTCCATGGAAGTCATAGAAAATTTGAAAAAGAAAGGGCTTTTAAAAGATTTTGAAACTTTAAATCAAAAATTCCATCTCACGTATTCTTTCAGCACGCACAAAGAAGATCTATAA
- a CDS encoding YggS family pyridoxal phosphate-dependent enzyme: protein MLDYRQRIDTLITKIEKARTAYSRHHIVKIVAVSKNASLEAIQHYYNCSQRAFGENKVQDLKTKMHSLEHLPLEWHMIGSLQENKINALLSLKPALLHSLDSLKLALNIEKRCEILGVNLNALLQVNSAYEESKSGVVPEEALETYSQISETCKRLKLKGLMCIGAHADDEKKIEKSFITTKKLFDQIKNASVLSMGMSDDFELAIACGANLLRIGSFLFKE, encoded by the coding sequence ATGTTAGATTACCGCCAAAGGATTGATACCCTCATCACCAAAATAGAAAAGGCTCGCACCGCCTATTCAAGGCATCATATTGTCAAAATCGTGGCTGTTTCAAAAAACGCTTCCCTAGAAGCTATCCAACATTACTACAACTGCTCTCAAAGGGCTTTTGGAGAAAATAAAGTTCAAGATTTAAAAACTAAAATGCATTCTTTAGAGCATTTGCCCCTTGAATGGCACATGATAGGCTCTTTACAAGAAAATAAAATCAATGCGCTTTTGAGTTTAAAACCCGCCCTTTTGCATTCTTTAGACTCTTTAAAACTCGCTTTAAACATAGAAAAGCGTTGCGAAATATTGGGCGTCAATTTAAACGCTCTTTTACAGGTTAATAGCGCGTATGAGGAAAGTAAAAGCGGGGTGGTGCCTGAAGAAGCGCTAGAAACTTATTCTCAAATCAGTGAAACTTGCAAGCGCCTCAAGCTTAAGGGGCTTATGTGTATAGGGGCTCATGCTGATGATGAAAAGAAAATTGAAAAATCCTTTATCACCACCAAAAAGCTTTTTGACCAAATAAAAAATGCGAGCGTTCTTTCAATGGGCATGAGTGATGATTTTGAATTAGCGATTGCTTGTGGGGCGAATCTTTTAAGGATTGGCTCTTTTTTGTTCAAAGAGTAA
- a CDS encoding UDP-2,3-diacylglucosamine diphosphatase produces MLETYTLKNGAVFISDVHFLPKSPHLTNTLKELLSAKPPQVFFMGDIFHVLVGYLPLDKEQQKIIGLIHALSEISQVFYFEGNHDFSMRFVFNSKVVVFERQNQPVLFQYDNKRFLLAHGDLFITKAYEFYITQLTSTWARFFLTFLNLLSFKTLYPFLKKRIYKKPVRLWELEPKELKAFIEQRLKAYQNYIKDLNIGSIDGIIEGHFHLKSGAKIPLNAPIYCPLPSFYYEQSLFKVSSSVLEPSQNKDA; encoded by the coding sequence ATGCTAGAAACTTATACGCTTAAAAATGGGGCTGTTTTTATCTCTGATGTGCATTTTTTGCCCAAAAGCCCTCATTTAACCAATACGCTTAAAGAACTTTTAAGCGCCAAACCCCCACAAGTCTTTTTCATGGGCGATATTTTCCATGTTCTTGTGGGCTATTTACCCCTAGATAAAGAGCAGCAAAAAATCATTGGCTTAATCCATGCGTTAAGCGAAATTTCACAAGTCTTTTATTTTGAAGGCAACCATGATTTTTCCATGCGTTTTGTATTCAATTCTAAAGTGGTGGTTTTTGAGCGCCAAAACCAGCCCGTATTATTCCAATATGACAACAAACGCTTTTTACTAGCCCATGGGGATTTATTCATTACTAAAGCGTATGAATTTTACATCACGCAGCTCACTTCCACTTGGGCTAGATTTTTTTTAACTTTTTTAAATTTATTAAGTTTTAAAACCTTATACCCTTTTTTGAAAAAACGCATCTATAAAAAACCCGTCCGCCTTTGGGAATTAGAGCCAAAAGAATTAAAAGCATTTATTGAGCAACGCCTAAAAGCCTATCAAAACTATATTAAAGATCTCAACATTGGTAGCATTGACGGCATTATAGAGGGGCATTTTCATCTCAAAAGCGGTGCAAAAATCCCCTTGAATGCGCCTATTTATTGCCCACTGCCCTCCTTTTATTACGAACAAAGCCTTTTTAAGGTATCATCAAGCGTTTTAGAACCATCTCAAAATAAGGACGCCTAA
- the cheV3 gene encoding chemotaxis protein CheV3 has translation MAEKTANDLKLSEIELVDFRIYGMQEGVPYEGIYGINVAKVQEIIPMPTLFEYPTNLDYIIGVFDLRSTIIPLIDLAKWIGIVPDKSKENERIVIITEFNNVKMGFLVHSARRIRRISWKDVEPASFSASNSINKENITGTTRIENDKTLLILDLESILDDLKLNEDAKNTKDTPKERFEGEVLFLDDSRTARKTLKNHLSKLGFSITEAVDGEDGLNKLEMLFKKYGDDLRKHLKFIISDVEMPKMDGYHFLFKLQKDPRFAYIPVIFNSSICDNYSAERAKEMGAVAYLVKFDAEKFTEEISKILDKNA, from the coding sequence ATGGCAGAAAAAACAGCTAACGATTTAAAACTAAGCGAGATAGAACTCGTGGATTTTCGTATTTATGGCATGCAAGAGGGCGTCCCTTATGAGGGGATTTATGGCATCAATGTGGCTAAAGTCCAAGAAATCATCCCCATGCCCACCCTTTTTGAATACCCCACGAATTTGGATTACATTATCGGCGTGTTTGATTTGCGCTCCACGATCATTCCGCTTATTGATTTGGCTAAATGGATAGGGATTGTCCCGGATAAAAGCAAGGAAAACGAAAGAATCGTCATTATCACTGAATTTAACAACGTTAAAATGGGCTTTTTAGTCCATTCGGCCAGGCGTATCAGGCGCATTAGCTGGAAAGATGTGGAGCCTGCATCCTTTAGCGCCTCTAATAGCATCAATAAAGAAAATATCACCGGCACGACACGCATTGAAAACGACAAAACCCTGCTTATTTTGGATTTAGAAAGCATTTTAGACGATTTAAAACTTAATGAAGACGCTAAAAACACCAAAGACACCCCTAAAGAGCGTTTTGAAGGCGAAGTGTTATTTTTAGACGATAGCAGAACGGCGAGGAAAACCTTAAAAAACCATTTGAGCAAATTGGGTTTTAGCATCACGGAAGCTGTGGATGGGGAAGACGGGTTGAACAAATTAGAAATGTTATTCAAAAAATACGGGGACGATTTGAGGAAACATTTGAAATTCATTATTTCAGATGTTGAAATGCCTAAAATGGATGGCTATCATTTCTTATTCAAGCTCCAAAAAGACCCCAGGTTCGCTTATATTCCTGTGATTTTTAATTCTTCTATTTGCGATAATTATAGCGCTGAAAGGGCTAAAGAAATGGGGGCTGTAGCGTATTTAGTCAAGTTTGACGCAGAAAAATTCACCGAAGAAATTTCTAAGATTTTAGACAAGAATGCATAA
- the cheAY2 gene encoding chemotaxis histidine kinase/response regulator CheAY2 has translation MDDLQEIMEDFLIEAFEMNEQLDQDLVELEHNPEDLDLLNRIFRVAHTIKGSSSFLNLNILTHLTHNMEDVLNRARKGEIKITPDIMDVVLRSIDLMKTLLVTIRDTGSDTNNGKENEIEEAVKQLQAITSQNLESAKETSGTKETPQKENKEEAKEENKENKAKAPTAENTASDNPLADEPDLDYANMSAEEVEAEIERLLNKRQEADKERRAQKKQEAKQEVTPTKEPPKTETPKAPKTETKAKAKADTEENKAPSIGVEQTVRVDVRRLDHLMNLIGELVLGKNRLIRIYGDVEERYDGEKFLEELNQVVSSISAVTTDLQLAVMKTRMQPVGKVFNKFPRMVRDLSRELGKSIELIIEGEETELDKSIVEEIGDPLIHIIRNSCDHGIEPLEERRRLNKPETGKVQLSAYNEGNHIVIKISDDGKGLDPVMLKEKAIEKGVISERDAEGMSDREAFNLIFKPGFSTAKVVSNVSGRGVGMDVVKTNIEKLNGIIEIDSEVGVGTTQKLKIPLTLAIIQALLVGVQEEYYAIPLSSVLETVRISQDEIYTVDGKSVLRLRDEVLSLVRLSDIFKVDAILESNSDVYVVIIGLADQKIGVIVDYLIGQEEVVIKSLGYYLKNTRGIAGATVRGDGKITLIVDVGAMMDMAKSIKVNITTLMNESENTKSKNSPSDYVVLAIDDSSTDRAIIRKCLKPLGITLLEATNGLEGLEMLKNGDKIPDAILVDIEMPKMDGYTFASEVRKYNKFKNLPLIAVTSRVTKTDRMRGVESGMTEYITKPYSGEYLTTVVKRSIKLEGDQS, from the coding sequence ATGGATGATTTGCAAGAAATAATGGAAGACTTTTTGATTGAAGCCTTTGAAATGAACGAGCAGTTGGATCAGGATTTAGTGGAATTAGAGCATAACCCTGAAGATTTGGACTTGCTCAATCGCATTTTTAGAGTCGCTCACACCATTAAAGGCTCTAGCTCATTTTTGAATCTTAATATCCTTACGCACCTCACGCACAACATGGAAGATGTCTTAAATCGCGCCAGAAAGGGCGAAATTAAAATCACGCCGGATATTATGGATGTCGTGTTGCGCTCCATTGATTTGATGAAAACCTTGCTCGTAACGATTAGAGACACCGGATCGGATACCAATAACGGCAAGGAAAACGAGATTGAAGAAGCGGTCAAACAGCTTCAAGCCATTACGAGTCAAAATTTAGAGAGTGCTAAAGAAACTTCAGGGACTAAAGAAACCCCCCAAAAAGAAAATAAAGAAGAAGCAAAAGAAGAAAATAAAGAAAACAAGGCAAAAGCCCCTACTGCAGAAAACACCGCAAGCGATAACCCGCTAGCCGATGAGCCGGATTTGGATTATGCTAACATGAGCGCTGAAGAAGTGGAAGCGGAAATTGAACGCCTGCTTAACAAACGCCAAGAGGCCGATAAAGAACGAAGAGCCCAAAAAAAACAAGAAGCCAAACAAGAAGTTACCCCAACAAAAGAACCCCCCAAAACAGAAACCCCCAAAGCCCCTAAAACCGAAACTAAAGCTAAGGCTAAAGCCGATACCGAAGAAAATAAAGCCCCTTCTATTGGCGTGGAGCAAACCGTTAGGGTGGATGTGCGCCGCTTGGATCACTTGATGAATCTAATCGGCGAACTTGTGTTAGGGAAGAATCGCTTGATTAGAATTTATGGCGATGTGGAAGAACGCTATGATGGGGAAAAGTTTTTAGAGGAATTAAACCAGGTGGTTTCTTCTATTTCAGCGGTAACGACAGACTTGCAGCTTGCGGTGATGAAAACCCGGATGCAACCAGTGGGCAAAGTGTTCAATAAATTCCCTCGCATGGTGAGGGATTTGAGCCGGGAATTAGGCAAAAGCATTGAATTGATCATTGAGGGCGAAGAAACCGAGCTTGATAAATCCATTGTAGAAGAGATTGGCGATCCACTCATCCACATTATCCGCAACTCATGCGATCATGGGATTGAGCCTTTAGAAGAAAGACGAAGGCTTAACAAGCCTGAAACCGGTAAGGTGCAATTGAGCGCGTATAATGAGGGCAATCACATTGTGATCAAAATCTCTGATGATGGCAAGGGGTTAGACCCTGTGATGCTTAAAGAAAAAGCGATTGAAAAAGGGGTGATTAGCGAAAGAGACGCTGAAGGCATGAGCGATAGGGAAGCGTTTAACCTCATTTTCAAGCCAGGCTTTTCTACCGCAAAAGTCGTTTCCAATGTTTCAGGCAGAGGCGTGGGCATGGATGTGGTGAAAACCAATATTGAAAAGCTTAATGGGATCATTGAAATCGATTCAGAAGTGGGGGTAGGCACGACTCAAAAGCTTAAAATCCCTCTCACTTTAGCTATCATTCAAGCTTTACTCGTGGGCGTTCAAGAAGAATATTACGCTATCCCGCTTTCTTCAGTTTTAGAAACCGTGCGCATCAGCCAGGATGAAATTTACACCGTTGATGGCAAGAGCGTGTTGCGTTTGAGAGATGAGGTGCTTTCTTTGGTACGCCTTTCTGATATTTTTAAAGTGGATGCTATTTTAGAATCCAACTCTGATGTGTATGTGGTCATCATTGGCTTGGCTGATCAAAAAATTGGCGTGATTGTGGATTATTTAATCGGTCAAGAAGAAGTGGTCATTAAATCTTTAGGTTACTATCTTAAAAACACTAGAGGCATTGCTGGCGCTACGGTGAGAGGCGATGGGAAAATCACTCTTATTGTAGATGTGGGAGCGATGATGGATATGGCAAAAAGCATCAAGGTCAATATCACTACCTTAATGAACGAATCCGAAAACACGAAGAGCAAAAATTCCCCTAGCGATTATGTCGTCTTAGCGATTGATGACAGCAGCACGGACAGAGCGATTATCCGCAAATGTTTAAAACCATTAGGCATCACGCTTTTAGAAGCCACTAACGGGTTAGAAGGCTTAGAAATGCTTAAAAATGGCGATAAAATTCCGGACGCTATTTTAGTGGATATTGAGATGCCTAAAATGGATGGTTACACTTTCGCTTCTGAAGTGCGCAAATACAATAAATTCAAAAACTTGCCCTTGATCGCCGTTACCAGTCGGGTGACTAAAACCGACAGGATGCGCGGCGTTGAATCCGGCATGACTGAATACATCACCAAACCTTATAGCGGTGAATATTTAACCACCGTAGTGAAGCGCAGCATTAAATTAGAAGGAGACCAATCGTGA
- the cheW gene encoding chemotaxis protein CheW — protein MSNQLKDLFERQKEANAGSKQEDNEEILQFIGFIIGDEEYAIPILNILEIVKPIGYTRVPETPNYVLGVFNLRGNVFPLISLRLKFGLKAEKQNKDTRYLVVRHNDQIAGFFIDRLTEAIRIKQTDIDPVPETLSDNNNLTYGIGKQNDRLVTILRVEEILKKDF, from the coding sequence GTGAGCAATCAATTAAAAGATTTATTTGAAAGACAAAAAGAAGCTAATGCAGGTTCCAAACAAGAAGACAATGAAGAAATTTTGCAATTCATCGGCTTTATTATCGGCGATGAAGAATACGCCATTCCCATTTTGAATATTTTAGAGATCGTCAAACCCATTGGCTACACACGAGTCCCTGAAACCCCAAACTATGTGCTTGGCGTGTTCAATTTAAGGGGTAATGTCTTCCCTTTGATCAGTTTGCGTTTAAAGTTTGGCTTGAAAGCTGAAAAGCAAAACAAAGACACTCGTTATTTGGTGGTGCGTCATAATGATCAGATTGCTGGGTTTTTCATTGATCGCTTAACCGAAGCCATTCGCATCAAGCAAACGGATATTGACCCGGTGCCAGAGACTTTGAGCGATAACAATAATTTAACTTATGGCATTGGGAAACAAAACGACAGACTCGTAACCATTTTAAGAGTGGAAGAAATCTTAAAAAAAGACTTTTAA